The Methylopila sp. M107 genome contains the following window.
GTCCGAGGCGATCGACCCACCGGACCACGAGCACGTCGCCCCGCCGCAGCATGTCGAATAGTCGACGACCTTCCGCCCGATCGCGCAGCTTGGTTGAAACGCCCGACACGCCGTGATCAGCCACGACGACGTCAAAGGCGTAGCCGGCCCTTTCCGCCTGCGTGCGCTGATGCTCGAGCGTCTGGTCAGCCGTAGAGACGCGAGCGTAGAGGACAGTCTGCATGGCGGATTATCCGTCCGTTGAGATACTGTCCGATTATAATGTGTCCGTTGATCGGAAGTCAAGTCTAACGGACAGGGTTGAGCGGGTGTCTGCGGGAGTACGCACGGGCATACGCTATCGGACAAGTCAGATGCCGATTTTGATTGCGCCGAGAGAAAGCCAACCACTGGGACCCCGGCTCCCACCCCGTGGGGTAGTTCCGCCACGCGCGGCGCAGCCACCGCGACCGGCCATACTAAAAATCGGCTCGGCCAAACTTTTGGACAATCTGTCCGCCATGCTCGGCCCGTGAGCCTTCCACGCTCCACGCCGGAATACCCATGAACGCCGTTTCTTCCTCAGAGCGAAAGCGAACCGTCGGAGAAATTGCGTGGGCGTATTCAACGGCCGAGCTATGGGCAGACGGGATCGTTCACGCCATCGGGCTCTTGTTGGTCGCGACTGGTTCGATCGCGCTGATGATCGCCGTTCGCGATGCGGCAGGGGCAACGGTCGCCGGTGTTTACCTGTGCTCGCTGACCTTCTCGTTCGTGGCGTCCGCGGCCTACAACATCTGGCCGGTCTCCCGGCTGAAGTGGCTGCTGCGCCGCTTCGACCAGTCGGCGATCTATTTATTGATTGCAGGGACCTACACGCCGTTCCTGGCTTCGGTCGAGATGTGGGGCGCTCTGGCTAGCGTCTGGGCGGTCGCGTTCGTTGGAGTCGCGCTACGGATCTGGCGGCCAGGTGACTTCGACCGACTGTCAATCGCCCTCTATCTGCTGCTCGGCTGGAGCGGGGTCCTGCTGCTGGGCGAGCTCTTGCCGATCTTTCCGGGCTCGACGCTCGCGCTCATAGGCGCCGGCGGCGGCTTGTACTCGCTTGGCGTCATCTTTCACGTTTGGCGCCGGCTCCATTTCCAGAATGCGATCTGGCACGCGTTCGTCCTCGCCGCCGCCTGCATTCACTACGCTGCTGTTTGGTCAACGCTGGTTTGAATCGACCAACTCCCCCAACGAATGCGGCAGTCGGCGGACTCCAGTTTCGCGGAAATTACCCTGCACTTTCCTATATTCAGCGATTTCAGAGCCGTTAGCCTGACCTCAGCAAAGTGAGCTGAGGCAGGATGTTGGAACTCGATCTCGACGATTTCGAAGGCCGGTTGAAACACCGGGAGACGATCTTCATGATCGCCCGCTTTCTCGAGCAGGCCGCCGCGGCGGAGAGCTTCGAAGAGGCAGGTCGACCCTTGTCCGA
Protein-coding sequences here:
- a CDS encoding hemolysin III family protein, whose product is MNAVSSSERKRTVGEIAWAYSTAELWADGIVHAIGLLLVATGSIALMIAVRDAAGATVAGVYLCSLTFSFVASAAYNIWPVSRLKWLLRRFDQSAIYLLIAGTYTPFLASVEMWGALASVWAVAFVGVALRIWRPGDFDRLSIALYLLLGWSGVLLLGELLPIFPGSTLALIGAGGGLYSLGVIFHVWRRLHFQNAIWHAFVLAAACIHYAAVWSTLV